The following are encoded in a window of Octopus sinensis linkage group LG23, ASM634580v1, whole genome shotgun sequence genomic DNA:
- the LOC115223465 gene encoding sorbitol dehydrogenase: MDENLSTVLHSKGDLRMECRPIPEPGIGEVQLSMQDVGICGSDVHYWTHGCIGDFILTSPMVLGHEASGVVTKLGEGVTNLSVGDRVAVEPGVPCRLCNYCKEGHYNLCRKMRFCATPPVHGTLARFYCHAADFCYKLPDNVSTEDGALLEPLSVGVHACRRAGVGINSTVLISGAGPIGLCCFLTAKAMGAAKVCMTDVDSQRLEFAKKVGADHVLSVRAGTSKELASQIENLLGKSPDISLECSGNPAGLKTSILATASGGCVVMVGMQPDEVTVPLLNAAVREVDIRGIFRYANCYPIALSMIASGQVNVKPLITHRYKLEESQKAFEHARTMKDGAVKIMIKCS; this comes from the exons ATGGACGAAAATCTCTCCACTGTTCTTCATTCTAAGGGCGATCTGAGGATG gAATGTCGGCCCATCCCAGAGCCAGGCATTGGAG AAGTTCAATTATCAATGCAGGATGTAGGCATTTGCGGATCTGATGTCCATTACTGGACTCATGGTTGTATTGGCGACTTCATCCTCACTTCTCCAATGGTCTTAGGTCATGAAGCCAGTGGAGTGGTCACTAAACTGGGCGAGGGCGTAACTAATTTATCAGTTG GTGACCGTGTAGCCGTAGAACCTGGTGTACCATGCCGATTATGCAACTACTGTAAAGAGGGGCATTACAACCTTTGTCGAAAGATGCGATTCTGTGCGACACCCCCTGTTCATGGTACCCTTGCCAGATTCTATTGTCATGCTGCAGATTTTTGTTACAA GCTACCTGACAATGTAAGTACCGAAGACGGAGCCCTACTGGAGCCACTTTCTGTTGGAGTCCATGCTTGTCGAAGGGCTGGAGTTGGCATCAATTCAACTGTTTTAATTTCTGGGGCag GTCCCATTGGACTTTGTTGTTTTCTCACAGCAAAAGCAATGGGAGCAGCTAAAGTGTGCATGACAG ATGTTGACAGCCAGCGCCTGGAATTTGCCAAAAAGGTAGGGGCTGACCATGTTCTCTCTGTGAGAGCAGGTACTTCCAAAGAACTTGCTTCTCAGATTGAGAACCTCTTGGGGAAAAGTCCTGATATTTCACTTGAATGCAGTGGGAACCCTGCTGGTTTAAAAACATCTATTTTG GCAACAGCCAGTGGCGGATGTGTTGTCATGGTTGGCATGCAACCTGATGAAGTTACAGTTCCTTTGTTGAATGCTGCAGTCCGTGAAGTAGACATAAGGGGCATTTTCAGATATGCAAACTG ttACCCAATTGCCTTGTCAATGATAGCTTCTGGCCAAGTGAATGTCAAACCTTTAattacacatagatacaaactGGAAGAGAGTCAGAAAGCTTTTGAACATGCTCGCACTATGAAAGATGGTGCAGTGAAGATTATGATTAAATGCAGTTAG